The window tcactgcgccgcccgtgaggcatcaatggcgcaggctgaccggcgcggcagctttggcattgattcgccgcgggaaacgaggcgatgcggacgacgaagagccgagaagagagccgtgtcgctgacgcggcgggcccacggctttttcgcgccaaaacagttcgcccaaGCCGGTGAAAATCGGGCTCCGGGGGGcgtgactgggccgttttttcggcgccggctcgAAAAAAATGTCTGGGGAGGCCTTCCTAggagcgcggctggagatgccctaaccatAACCACACGGTAAAACCTGAGGAAGACAGGTGTCTTCCATTAGAATTGTGTATGTATCTAGTGCCCGTGCACGTACGGGGCCTCGAGGATGAGACGGCAGGCAGGCAGGCGGGCAGGAATCTTGCCAGTTGGAAGCGTGCGTATGATTCTTTCCGGTGCGAATATCGATATGAAAAATAAGGGAAATGAGGCAGGTGTGGTTAGGTTGGGAACATTGATTAATTAGTTTATTTATTATTACAAACAAACCAAGTGctctggtcaactcccttgctctaCCACAAATATCTCGAATCTTAACTATAGTACTGTGAGCACCAGGCATCTCTTTAATGCAAATTGAGGATTAACAAGTATAGCAGGAGTGTTAGTAGATAAACTAACGGTGGGCATTCAACTGCTACTGCTCCTAGGTTTTGTTGTGGAGCAGAGCAGGTAAGGTGGACAAGAGAAGACCCCGGGACAGACGTGTGGCTGACCTGGCACTAGTTAAAGCAGCTAAGCTAATTAGCACTAGTGGTTCAAACGGCTAGCTAATAACTctctatatctctctctctcttgtgataTGACCGTTGTGTAACGGCTAGCTAGGTCCAAGAACGGGTCAACGATCTCTCTGAAACCGTAGGCGAGAGAGAGATTCGAAAGCGGTCAGGCAGAAGCAAACGGCAGAGGCAGGAATCAGGCCATCCATGATGCATGCCCAGTTTcagctccctccctccctcgcatctctatatctctctctcttttcttgcaCTACCTACATATAGATGTACTACCTCTctatcagtttacagggcgtgcgtgtACCCCTAGGTCGtctatttgaccaacctaatacaagtcatatattataaaaaatatattaatataaacttcagatgttctattttcaaaagatataatttttgtgttatatagtttatattaggatgGTCAAATCGGCAatctaggtatacgcgtaggacttgtaaactgagacggagggagtaggtgatTAATTAAGATACTACCGGTAGTAGTACAAAGGAGAGGCTAATCAAGGGCCAAATTTGACGGTGTTATTATGCGTTGGTAACCGTGCTGGCTGCAACGGTAACAAAAAAAAAAAGGAACAGACAGGGAGTGGATGCCGGCAAGGCCCTTTTGTCGTTAGCTTGCCGCTTGTGCGGGACGCAGGCGCACCCGCTGCCAATCATGGCTGGCACTTGAGTTGAGATTTCTCCCATTTCATTTCACCTTGAGGGAGGGAGCATCAATCAAAGAGAAAACAGGGAGTGATGGAGCACCATACCTACGCCACGGTGCGCCGAGGGTGCAATTGTCCCTCTCTGCCTGCTCGGGTCTCCTCGTTTCCAAGTTTTTTTTTTTAAACCTTGAAGTGATATGTGCATGTGCAAGATGTAAATTATCTCATCGGATGGCTATTGCGCCTGCAAGATTCCATCAACAATATATGTGTAAATTCcacttgtgttttcttgtttttttttcCTTAGGGTCGTGCATATGTAGGAGAGGGACATGCATGAGCCCATGCCGGCCTAGTTAAGCTAGGATATATGCGCGTCAATGTTTGTGTGTTGGTGTGATGTGATGCCATACTATGCTACGCCAACTTGCCAACATCATTACCATTTTCCTATCTACACTGCGCTAATGGTATGTAGGTCATCCCTCCGAGCCTGAGGTGAGCCCAGCCCACACATAATCATACATTGATACTCACAATTTGCTAGGCTTGACGGTGACATGCGTGGGCATGGCTAGAGATAAGACCTGCGCTGCAGGCCGCTTAGGTTTTCTACGGAGACTTCTTGTCTTGTGTCCAAGCCGTTTTTTCAACGTGTTGGGTTAATATTGGATGGGATAcatgcatcatgcatataatacCCCAAAGAGGGAGGGATTCGAATATACCTACCTAAAGCCAATACGAATACATGGGAAATTATGCATAGCAAAGTTGAGTTGCACGTGCTACTTTATTTACGCAAGCTACACGTACGCAACCCTCAACTGAATTCCACACTAATTCTCCCATAGTTGAACAGTGAAATCATGGAAACAAGATTAAAAAAATGAATTTCAATTCCGATGCTTTTAAAAGACAAAATTTAAGCACCAACTTTTTTTTCCCGCTCATGACACAGTCCTTGTCCTTTTTCCCCAGATCATCTACATGTATACATGTGTATGTAACCTTCTGCGAGGTTTTTTCTTTTTACATAAAAAAAAGCATCATCCGATTTGAATATCCACATTCTACCATGATAACTTATTTTTCAACGAGATGATTAAGTATACACATACGACTTTGCCTAAGGATAAGTCTCCCCAGAAAAGACTTGTCTCTTTTTACGTAAACCAACCGTCCACACAAGTCTGTGCAAACATCGACAACCAAAAATAAGGAAAATCATGCAAAATTATTTAATCTCGACAAACTAAAATATGAACATTTGGACATAGAGCTTACGTCCTGCTGCCCATAGGGCTTGTAGTTTAGTCTTTGTAAACACATCATCATGGAGTTCAAAGTCCAACCAGCCATCAACAACAACAATAATTAATCAATTGAATTTAATCGAGTTATTGGGTAGGGGAAAAGTCGCACTTCTAGACACCCAACATGCGATTAGTCTTCTCGAATACGTCCCATAAAATTGTCTCCTTCACGCTTAGATGATTCAATGGTTTTATCATTAGGAAATGCATGGATAACCACTCTCACTTGCAACAGGCCATAGCATAAGCTTCTTGACTGTGGACTTGGGCAAAAGAGATGTGATTAtcaaagaaaaatatatgtgtgaTGACATGATAATGACCAGGTCTAGATGCTTTTTCAACCTCAAAGTTGCATGTGTAAAGGAGTCAGCTCATCTAGATACAACCAAAGAAACAACATTTCAAAAGTGTTATACGAATTCAAGAAAGCAATAAATGCGAGAAGAACAATTGATAAATAACCGCACATAATCGTCGTTTGGCGTATGAAAGCGGGCTTAGCGAAAAAATACTTGACTTGTTTGTGCTCCCTCTGGTGTAATTTTCTCCGTGTCTTTTTGCTCTCGGGTCCGTGTTAAACGTCACCTCTTATCATAATTGACACAACTTGAACACTAATGACACCATCACTGTATCTGAGTTGACAAATACCATGGACAAGAAGAGAAATAACAGTACAAAAGCACATCATTATTCATTTAAGCTAATCACAATTAATACGACTTGATGTGTACGTCGAGACTGCTGGACATGGACAGCTCCATGGACCTCCATATACGTCTGCCTCTTGACCTACCATCACCATTTATTACCCCTTTATTTTCCATGTTGTTCTTGACGGCTCcatatatatttttctataaaatcGCTGCAATTTGTTATTTTGCAGCTCTTTTATCCGACTTTGTCGATTAGGGTGAGCCCTCCATTGACTTTTTCATGACAGTTAGTTGATGAGGCAGAGATATTCTTAGGAGCAGGTGAAGACAAGAGCACAAGAAAAAAGGATCATCTTATTCTGATGGAAGAAAAGTTTATCCTCCTTCCAACCCAACAAACTCGAAAGATCAATTAATAATAGTTGCTTAATTTGGTCATGATGCTGTTCTTTTTTTTTTGCAGGTAATATGGTGTACAAATGGTGCAGTGTGTGTCAGGTTCAAAAGGGAAAGAGAAAAGAACAGAGCTTTCTTCAAGTACAGGGTAGTATTAGTATTTATCTCAGTCCTTCTGGTGATTGTTTTTTGGGGGATTAAACATATGGGGTGCAATGCAAGTACAATGTGTAGTGCAATCATCAATTGATAAAacaaaagtaaaaagtaaaaaaaaaaatacAACACATGTTGTTGAGAACTTGAAATGCAAGCCCAGATGCATCCACCCTTTGGCAAGAGTGGAAGGTCATTAGCATCAACAATATTTTTCACAAGAAAAAATTAGCATCAACAATTTGCAAGGGGCACCAGACAGAGACTCATCATTTGGCAAGAACAGATGTCAGTCATTAGCTTggcatcatgtaagaaaatggccatgatgtgccctgataatgatgtgTTCTGTCATAAAAAAATTAGTGGAGTGCCCTGATAATGACATGGTCCTGTGTTTGCAAGGTGCCATATTGTTTTCATTCAAAACCAATGGAAAAACACTCATCCAAGTTTCCAGAATAGCAGCACATTTGCAGAATGAACCAAAACAAAGTTCCTTTGTACTAGAGTGAAAGAAGAAGCACCAGGCAGATTGCACCAGAAGTTTTTATTTTCACTCCACACAATCACATTTTCGACATAAATCACGAAGCATGACTGCTAGAGATTTTTCAGGGAGGACAGGGCGATGAACAAGGAACCATATCACCATCAGTTACAATTGTCTTTCTTCCAAGCAAAAGAATTTAACAACACATTAACAGAGCTGctagcacactccctctaccactaTGTcaacatcatcataatcatcatgcaTCAAAGGGGCAGAGCACCGGATTAACAGTGTCACTGAGACATGAACaagaaagaaaaaacaagaaaaataGAAGAACAAATCATACCCTCTCACAAGCACAACGCACCACAACAATGGCAGCAAGAAATCTTTCCAACCAACCAACCATGAAATGTATCAATCATACCCTCCCCCTGGACTCGCCGGAGTCGGCGACGGCGCTCATGCCCTCGCCCTTCTCGCCGATCCTCTTCTCGTCCTCCATGCCCTTGAGATGCCCGGCGGCCTTGAGCGCCCCGACGTTGCTGACATTGCCGAAGATGAGCACGATGATGCCGAGGAAGCTGCCCAGGAACGCAGCAGCGAAGGACCCTCCCGCGCGCCCAGGGCCGGCAGACGCGACGGCGAAGCCGATCATGGCGCCCATGCAGCGGACGTACGCGTACCAGATGGCGAACGCaccctccttgcccggcggcgaggCGTCGAGCAGCAGGATGCGGCCGAAGGAGTAGAGGATGCCGTTGGCGGTGCTCTGGACGAgggcgatgatgatgatgtgggCGGCCCTCCACCTGTGGCTCTTGAAGTAGAACCCGGCGCCGGAGACGAAGAGGGCGATGATGAACCCCAGCAGCTGCATGCGGACGGCGTCGGCGCGGATGATGATCTGGATCGGGTGGAGCAGTGGCAGCGAGATGAGCGGGAACAGGAAGTAGAGGATCCACAGCGCGAGCACCAGGACCGGCTTGATGCAGACGCCGCCAATGGCGTAGAGCGTGCCACTGGTGAAGATGCACATTGTGGCGAAGGATGACAGGAACACAGCCACCAAGCTTCCGATGGCCTGTGGGTAGCGGCCAATGGTCATGCTGTACTTGAGCTTGCTGAAGAAGTTTGGCTCGAATGCGGTGGTGGGCGACGAGCTGCTGGGCCTGTTCGTGAAGAGGCCATGGCAGATGCCGATGAACCAGATGAGGCCACTGAAGATGGAGACGACCCAGAGGCCGGTGAGCTGGTCAGTGCGCCTCAGCATGTGGTACATGAACGCAGCCATGAGCGCCGCCCCGATGCCGCCGATGGCGGTGCAGTAGAGGCTGAGCTGGCTGGCAGCAGCGCGGCGGCGCAGGACAAGGTGCTTGCCCGAGTCATGGGCGGCAAGGCCGCGGATCATCAGCCCGAGGTTGCGGGTGTGCACCGCCTCGGCGATGATGATGGACGCGGCGATGAAGAGGATGTAGAACAGGAACACCCAGACCGTCTTGAAGAAGCCGGTGAGCAGGCAGAAGAAGGAGCCGAACGACGTCGCGGCGATGAGGATGAGCGACTGGTACTGGCCCCGGTCGAGGTGGTGCGCGACCTGGGTGAGGAGCGGCGCCACGAGGAGGATGCCGATCGCCCACGAGAGGGCGCTCCAGCCCAGGGGCGACATGTGGGAGCTAGAGATGGCAATGGTGTACTTGGTCAGCCTCTGGTACCTGGCCACATTTCACAAACTTGGTGTGAGCATTTTGATGACATGAACATGCAGTACAAGCAAAGATGGCATGACTGAACCTTGCATAGTAAAAACTTGCAAGTATATAAGAACAACAATGctgggaaggtaaaacaagcacatTTCAGCCTAGTTAAAACTGAAATTTACAGTATGTACAATTCTCATTCATGGGTAGATGCAATGCAAGATGAACTCATTACACAATTGTGGGTTGGGGTGTCAATGTTGACACATTTATGTATCAACAACATCTTGTTTGCCCCCATCAAGGGGCAGTTAGTTGGCCCTATGCAATTCAACCATCTACACCCACCTACCAATTGGCTGGACCTGCAGTTAGCCAGCCATGAACCATCAATTTTTCTAGGTTAAAAGCAAAGAGCTTGTGCATAATTACAAGGGTTATCACCACCCTCTTTTGCTGTTCAAAAGAAAAGGGCACAAAGGGNNNNNNNNNNNNNNNNNNNNNNNNNNNNNNNNNNNNNNNNNNNNNNNNNNNNNNNNNNNNNNNNNNNNNNNNNNNNNNNNNNNNNNNNNNNNNNNNNNNNNNNNNNNNNNNNNNNNNNNNNNNNNNNNNNNNNNNNNNNNNNNNNNNNNNNNNNNNNNNNNNNNNNNNNNNNNNNNNNNNNNNNNNNNNNNNNNNNNNNNNNNNNNNNNNNNNNNNNNNNNNNNNNNNNNNNNNNNNNNNNNNNNNNNNNNNNNNNNNNNNNNNNNNNNNNNNNNNNNNNNNNNNNNNNNNNNNNNNNNNNNNNNNNNNNNNNNNNNNNNNNNNNNNNNNNNNNNNNNNNNNNNNNNNNNNNNNNNNNNNNNNNNNNNNNNNNNNNNNNNNNNNNNNNNNNNNNNNNNNNNNNNNNNNNNNNNNNNNNNNNNNNNNNNNNNNNNNNNNNNNNNNNNNNNNNNNNNNNNNNNNNNNNNNNNNNNNNNNNNNNNNNNNNNNNNNNNNNNNNNNNNNNNNNNNNNNNNNNNNNNNNNNNNNNNNNNNNNNNNNNNNNNNNNNNNNNNNNNNNNNNNNNNNNNNNNNNNNNNNNNNNNNNNNNNNNNNNNNNNNNNNNNNNNNTGGGCATGCTTTGGAGCACTCATTTCCTTGGTCCTATCAAAAGTGGGACAAAAGCAATGCAGTACTCATCACTAGATCTATCCATCACCCTAGAAAAAATGCACTCCTAGTCCATACATGGCCACTGCTATTTTTCTCCTCTCCTACTAGGAAAAACATCACTCATAGGAAATGAAAAATCTGTCATCAGTACTAGTAgcattttgaactttgaaatgaaatacAGTGGCAGTGCTAGTATTTGGAGTAGCAGTATCTTGTCTGTGCACTATCTGAAGCAGAGCATGGAGGCAAGTTTTGGTTCAGAGGCCGTAGTTAATGGGATACACAGGCAGGCGTGCCCATAAATTTCACACTTATGGCCTCCCCTGCTTGCTTGCAGTACCATTCATATTTTTCTACTGCTTGCAGTACTACCATCCCAACGTTACAAAAAGATTCATTCAAATGGGTTTTATTTCCACAGGCAGGCACCCTTGCTTGGGAATCTCTCGTTTGACCTTATCCTCCCCCCCCAAGAGAAATCATGTGACCCTCAGCAGGGCAGGGCTAGCTGACAAAAAATGATGCAGTTTTTAATATGTGTAGGTAGATATAACTATAGGCAGGGAGAAAAATCCTGGGGAAATAATATTTAGctgaaaaataaagaaaataatggGATGTGGCCTCCTCACTGAGCTATCTGCTGCATCTAGTAGTCTAGGACCAAAAAACAGTGGCCATGTTTTGGAGCCTTGCACCAAGAATCTCTTATCTGCTTGCTACTGATAATAATGGAGGTGCAAGCGAGGGAGCATGGAATCTCTGACGTATCACGACGCATCCTATCATTTCTCTCATCTCCTAGGTATTTTCGTCGCATATACGCCGCAATATACGCACCCACACCGCCCGAACAGACAGGGTAAATCATATACTTGTACTTGCACACAGTAGCAGAAAGATgacaaataaatatgaaaaaatgGGTAAAAACAAATACTGAATAATAGTGAGCAGAAGTACAGAGGAGATCACGGGATGCGGCAGGAGAAACGGCCAAAACAAATTGAAATCCGCAAGGCAAGGAAGGGGGGAGCACCATGCTGATGCTTCCTCGTTTGCAGACAAAAACAAGAACCTTTTTTAATTTTGGGCAGACACTGGGTGAGATGAGAACAAGCTCTCGAGGAAAATAGTGGTAGCACTCCAAGAATAATCACTGTCGCATAGCCCTAAAACTGCAAGGAAAGATTGCTACTTCCCATAAAAAACACTGAGGATTTTTATTTTCTTGCTTGCTTGTGAGcaaatctggcttgaacttgtgtggAAGCGAGGAACAGGGGAGGTAAAATACAGGAACAAGAAAACAAATCTGCAAATCTGTGTGGAAACCCCTCTAAAAACCACAAGAAAGCACCCCAAGAAACTGGACAGGGTCCCCCAAATCTGGCCCAAAACCCCTCTAAAAACCACAAGAAACGGCCAAGAACTCCAAAAAAGATTCAAAGATttaagagaggagagaggagggagtggggagaggcatcttgttcttcttcttacatGGACATCTCGTGGACGGAGCAGGAGGCGCCCTTGACGGTGTACTTGGCCTCGGGGGTGAAGTCGGAGGAGGGGAAGGCGACCTGGGTGACGATGGCCGGGAACAGCACCGGCAGCAGCAGGTGGGTGATGAAGAAGGAGCAGAAGCCGTAGAGGTACCACCCCACCAGCTCCACCATGGCGGGGGGCTCCTCGGGCATCACGTACGCCGGGGCCGCCGGCTGCCGGTACGCCTCGCGCACCACCTGGATCTCCCGCGTCGTCTCCTCCGCCGCCGGCGGCTGGGCCCCGTGGCCGCCCTTGCCCCCGTTCCCGCCGCCGTTCTTCGCCATGGGGGGCGCGGCGACGTGCGGCGGGGCCACGGCCGCCTTCTCCTTgggcgccgccgccgacgccttcTCCTTGTCCTCCTTCTGCAGCGCCTCCCTCATGCTGCTCCGCGGCTGCGGCAACGGCTGCTCCGACATTGCtcccgccctcctcctcctcctttaagCGGCCGCAGCAGCAGGGGCTCCGCTCCAACCGCCGGCTAGCTACCGGTGAGAGCGAAGCAGCTACCAGCGGGCGTGTGTGATGTGcgtgatgagagagagagagagagtggctgcGGGAAGGTGAGTGGTTCTTTTGAGGCCGGCCTGCTCCTTGggttcctcctcctctctctcctcttctcgGGCGTATTTGAAAGCCGGGATGGGGAAAAGGTGGCGGATTTGAAAGCCGGGATGCAATGGGGTTTTGGGGGTAGAGAGAGAGAGTGCGCTGCCATTGGAGCCGGCCATGGCGGGGCTGGTTTTATGGGGGCGTGGGGTTTTCTGCTACGGGGACCCAACCCAACCCAGCCCATGGGGCGGGCTTGTTGTTTGGAGGGCGGATGGGTTGGCCGCCGGGCCGGCGACGGCGACGTGCGGCGGCACGGCGCGTATCAATGAACATGTGACTTCGGTGCACCTACAATTGTACCAAGTGATGGATTTTGTTTTCATCTCCTTTGCTTGCTTACTTACCGTGTGTTTTCGTGTAAATTGTTGGTGTCGAGCGGCGTGAAAGCGGAGTGAACCGCAATGCTGATGGTATGGTAGAGCATCGTGTGATGGATGTCGACCACGGATGGATGGCTGGCTGGCAAAGAGCGTATACCAAGTTTGGAGTGTTGTAGCGTACAGGCAATGGGTACAAGATTAGGGTTGGTTGGGCTTTGTAGTTATCTAACAAACCATACAAGGCGTGTAGGGGAACAAGGTGAAAAGTATGAGTTGTCGAGGATATTCCTTGCATCCGtatttcttttgaaaaaaacagACAGGTGTAAAGTGCAGCTCAATGTGTTTCATTGACCGGGCAATCGCTGGTAAATTAATCTTTATCGTCGTAGTATGTTTTCGGCTAATCTATGTTTTCGGCTAATCTATCATACCACCTTTCGCTCGCGGTACTAACTAACACTAACAGAGTGTCATAAGCCATCATACTCCCTCCAAActgttttagcttgcaaaaacatcttatatcgtgtgacggagggagtaaataTTTTGGGTAGTCGAGGATATCTGCTGCATCTCTATTTTTATGAGAAAAAGATTTTAAAAATAGTGTAAGAGTGCAGTTTAATACAACTCAGTAATCAGAAGGTCACAAAGGACTTGATCTTTACCGAAATATACCATAGCATGACTGATGTGAAAAATATATTTCAAGTATATATCTTTTGGGTACAAATAAAAAGTGTAGACGCGTAACCTAAAATGCTCTTGGTAATCCAAAAGGCCAGCAAAACAAACTGTTCCAAGTAATATATAAAAACACCGTTAGCGATACTAACTAAAAGCATTGGGATGGCTTGCAAAGAACATACATGTTTTGGATTCTTGTAGAATACACATGATAGGCACAAAATTAGGGTTGGTGGGCTTTGTGGTTATCTAACAAACAAGCGAAGCGTGTAGGAAAACAACGTGTAAAGTATGAGTTGCCAAGGATATCCGATGCATCTTCATTTCGCACGAAAACAAAATGAAAAGGTGTTAAAGTGCAGCTTCATATATTTCATTAATCAGACAATCACTAATAAAGCGTGGCTAGTGATACCTGTCGTGCCAAATAGTTAACAGCGTGAAATGAACGAGAATACGGCTGCTTTGCCTTTGTAGTTAGCGAACGAACAAGGTGAGGCGTGTGGAGAGAAAAAAACAATGTAGAAAACATGAATTTATCAAGGATGTTCCCCCATTTCTCCATTTCGTACGGGAAAAAGAGAATGAAAAGGTATTAAAGTGCGGCTGAATATATTTCACCAACTAGATGGTAGCAGGTAGATTAATCTTCATCGTGATATTACGGTGATACTCACTCGTTGCAACATGGTGCCTATGAACATATTTAAGGTACTGCGTTTGATGGTAACTTAAATGCTCTTGGCAAATAAATAGAAGCTCCAGATAAAGCATTCCAAACAATATTTCATAGCACTGTCTATGGTATACCGATGTGGATTTAACCATTTGATGATTCAGAAGGGAATGGTAAATTGGCGTGGCGCGTGGCACATCCAAGATTTGAGTAGAGTAGACGCGGACCGTGCAATTGACGGATCCGTCCAATTAGATTTCCTACATGGGGCATACCACAAGCAACAATGAGATATACTAGTGACAAAACGTTTTGTGTTGCCAATAGGCAATTGACAGGGAAGCGGGCGGGGGACCCATAGCAGATAGCGCCCGGCCAAGAGGGGGAGTCCGACTCGATTGGCCTTTTTAACCTTGGATGCCCTAGCCGGGCTATGCTCCATTTTTCACATACAGTACTAGTATGTTTTTCACTTtgccctgccctgccctgccccctaggccacaagagaagagaCCTTGCCTTGCCTTGCCTGCATCTCCAGGACTGCACTGCCTCTTCATTGACACCGCGAGGGAAAAACCTCGTTGCTTCCCTGTCTTGTTCCTGCTGTATGGCCCTTGTGATGCCCATCGGCCCATGGCTCCTCCGTGGAACGGAACGGGACGGGACGGGACGTGATTAGCCTCATAGAAGTTGCATTCCATTCCAGTGACAGTAACGGCCTCAACTAGCATGTGTGTTTTCTTTCGTCGTAGTCACTCTCATGctcttttttcttctctcttcCAAAGGTTGCTTGCGTGCACAAACTTGCAGTCTCTTGATGATAAGAAAATGCATGATACCGCATGCATTAACAACTAGTGTGGGATGATGCTCCCGGGTGACGTCCGCCGGCGCTGATGGACGGGTGCGATCACCGGCGCGTCACCCCCCCGGCCGGAGCCGGACGTGCGTGTACGGGTTGGGTtaaatttctttctttctttctttctttctttcccgtGACAGCGACGCAGGccgtagattttcttttatttcatCTTTCACGTGGACACGTCTCGGTGAAAAAAGATTAAACTGGTCGCTCGCGCCGCCCGGCTGGCTGCCTGCCCTACCATGTGTGTGCGCGGTGTGCCTGCGACGCATGGCCGGCCGTCGGCCCTGGCCCGGCGCCGCAGCTCGCCTGCCTGCTGCCCGGCTCACACGCACATGGacgggctggctggctggctggacaCAAAACGCATGCTGTGGAGAGGGGTACTTGGAGCAAGGGAAATACTGCTGCTGCCTCCCGCCTCTAGCGGTagggtttgtgtgtgtgtgtgtgtgtgtgtgtgaggaccAACGGCCCAAGAGACGCTTCACAACAAAAATATCGAGGGGTCTGCTTCTCGCTGCAACCTATCAATCGATAGGGGCACAGGCAGCCCTGGCGGTAGACCAGCCCTGGCGGTAGACCAGGCAGCCCTGGAGTGGACATGTCCGAACGAGCTCATCGTTTGGATGACGAGCGTGTCAAGCGGTGCAAGGAGCCCTGCACGCACAAATCAAACGGCGATGGAAGATCGTGTCGCGGATGGTGGCAAGCTAGGAGAGCGTGTCGACGCACCGCCTGGTCCTGTTACAATCTTTCCCTTTGTTATAGGAGGCTGCATTACTATTGGCGTGCATATGACCATCGGTGTTTCATATTTTACTTCCGTTGCACTTAACCACTGGCGGGTGCTGAACTTGCCGATGAAAGGGTTTAAGCGCCCGTCGGTGGAAGGCCTGCCTGGGGTAAGTGTTGCGTCATTGCGGTCTCAAGTCCATCTTAACATATTGTTGTACATGTATTTACCAAAGAAAAATAATGCAAACCATTGAAGCCCTAAGATTTATAGTCCACTTCTAATTAAACGTGGCATATGCCATAAGCCTACATTATCCTCggtgaaaaaaagaagaagatcaaTCACACAGTTGGAAACATCGACCAAGCTGGTTACACCCACATAATGGTCAATGCTAACAAGTCATTTTGCTCCCGGTGGATCTCGAGTGAGTGTAGCCAAGGAGTGGTTTAACTAGCAGTTCACGAGGCTGGAGCTATTCGTGGAGCCCTACGCCAACGGGAAGCGGTGGTGGTACACCCTTAAGCCAACCATCCAGCTCAATCGAGTTAACGTCACTCACGTATGGACAAAAGCAACACATGGGTTGTATCAAAATGCCATCTAATACCGATGTTAGACAGTGGTCTCACTCCTAGTGGAGCCAAAGCCGAGTTTAACTGGCGGGTCACGAGCTACATATTCATCCAGCCCTACAATACAACCGTCCAGCGCAATCTAattaatgacacacatgcatggacAAAGCAGTGCATGGGCATCAATATGCATCAGTATCACTCCCCAGTCCCCATAACTCAATCAAGATTTATTCATCCAGTAAC is drawn from Triticum dicoccoides isolate Atlit2015 ecotype Zavitan chromosome 4A, WEW_v2.0, whole genome shotgun sequence and contains these coding sequences:
- the LOC119288171 gene encoding uncharacterized protein LOC119288171, which produces MSEQPLPQPRSSMREALQKEDKEKASAAAPKEKAAVAPPHVAAPPMAKNGGGNGGKGGHGAQPPAAEETTREIQVVREAYRQPAAPAYVMPEEPPAMVELVGWYLYGFCSFFITHLLLPVLFPAIVTQVAFPSSDFTPEAKYTVKGASCSVHEMSMYQRLTKYTIAISSSHMSPLGWSALSWAIGILLVAPLLTQVAHHLDRGQYQSLILIAATSFGSFFCLLTGFFKTVWVFLFYILFIAASIIIAEAVHTRNLGLMIRGLAAHDSGKHLVLRRRAAASQLSLYCTAIGGIGAALMAAFMYHMLRRTDQLTGLWVVSIFSGLIWFIGICHGLFTNRPSSSSPTTAFEPNFFSKLKYSMTIGRYPQAIGSLVAVFLSSFATMCIFTSGTLYAIGGVCIKPVLVLALWILYFLFPLISLPLLHPIQIIIRADAVRMQLLGFIIALFVSGAGFYFKSHRWRAAHIIIIALVQSTANGILYSFGRILLLDASPPGKEGAFAIWYAYVRCMGAMIGFAVASAGPGRAGGSFAAAFLGSFLGIIVLIFGNVSNVGALKAAGHLKGMEDEKRIGEKGEGMSAVADSGESRGRV